Proteins from a genomic interval of Desulfovibrio litoralis DSM 11393:
- a CDS encoding acyltransferase: MKIHHLADVQSPNIGKNTQIWQFCVVLSGAVIGENNNICANCFIENDVVIGNNVTIKSGVQIWDGITIEDNVFIGPNVTFSNDKFPHSKVYPQEFLKTIIKKGASLGANATILPGIVIGENAMVGAGAVVTKNVPANTTVVGNPAREIKRDKE, translated from the coding sequence ATGAAAATTCATCATCTTGCAGACGTGCAAAGCCCCAATATCGGCAAAAATACTCAGATTTGGCAATTTTGTGTTGTGTTGTCTGGTGCCGTAATTGGTGAAAATAACAATATTTGTGCTAACTGTTTTATTGAAAATGACGTTGTGATTGGCAATAATGTTACCATTAAATCTGGGGTACAAATCTGGGACGGAATTACTATTGAAGATAATGTTTTTATAGGACCAAATGTAACTTTTTCTAATGATAAGTTTCCACATTCAAAAGTTTACCCTCAAGAATTTTTAAAGACAATAATAAAAAAAGGGGCATCTCTTGGAGCGAACGCCACGATATTACCGGGTATTGTAATTGGTGAAAACGCTATGGTGGGAGCAGGGGCGGTAGTTACAAAAAATGTTCCGGCGAATACTACTGTTGTTGGCAACCCCGCAAGAGAAATCAAAAGAGATAAGGAATAG